In Musa acuminata AAA Group cultivar baxijiao chromosome BXJ2-10, Cavendish_Baxijiao_AAA, whole genome shotgun sequence, a genomic segment contains:
- the LOC135581942 gene encoding uncharacterized protein LOC135581942 → MASRRHVQYSPLSADDIDEDHGMLGEGDLRFAYNPKALDRVPWKSIALAIFLLALGTLLLILSFFIFTGHMEGEQSQAYGLLTLGILAFLPGFYETRIAYYSWKGAPGYRFSSIPS, encoded by the exons ATGGCATCAAGACGACATGTACAATACTCTCCTCTTTCTGCAGATGACATAGATGAAGATCATGGAATGCTGGGGGAAGGAGACCTTCGCTTTGCCTACAATCCCAAGGCTCTCGATAGAGTTCCATGGAAGTCAATCGCCCTTGCAATTTTTCTTCTTGCTCTGGGGACACTTCTCCTTATTCTATCATTCTTCATTTTTACAGGCCATATGGAGGGTGAGCAATCCCAAGCATATGGCCTCTTGACGCTTGGTATACTTGCATTTCTTCCTG GTTTCTACGAGACTCGGATCGCTTATTACTCTTGGAAGGGTGCGCCAGGCTATAGGTTTTCTTCCATCCCGAGTTAG
- the LOC135624439 gene encoding uncharacterized protein LOC135624439, producing MEGRGLRRSLTLPEQQAVVLSCNLGDLLKVQDEDEVRPSSAVAACAKRGASSASGGGGGGRTLLDIMREEPGPNAVVVGRSSGNGIKWKSFKDRLHLRLRRAGAAWAVSCTQFNPMSYPELFVSVHTNPGFSRPVSRSTSIRNSELPVPASISGTENNPAATDAAAVDAPSPPEEHPSGAAGNGEISDHGSTTTAAEEEPVRVSLMALLEQTDRQWSSAGEGSPPAAALAALSEEEPAAAEDVGGGILHVCCVCMVRHKGAAFIPCGHTFCRMCSRELWVNRGSCPLCNGNILEILDIF from the coding sequence ATGGAAGGCAGGGGCCTCCGGCGGAGCCTAACGCTCCCCGAGCAGCAGGCTGTGGTGCTCTCCTGTAATCTTGGGGACCTCCTCAAGGTCCAAGACGAGGACGAGGTGCGCCCCTCCTCCGCCGTCGCCGCGTGCGCGAAGAGGGGAGCCTCCTCCGCCTCCGGGGGTGGCGGTGGCGGGAGAACACTGCTCGACATCATGCGTGAGGAACCGGGGCCAAATGCGGTCGTCGTAGGCCGTAGTTCCGGCAACGGTATCAAGTGGAAGTCGTTCAAGGATCGCCTTCACCTCCGCCTCCGCCGCGCTGGCGCCGCCTGGGCGGTGTCGTGCACCCAGTTCAACCCCATGTCCTATCCCGAGCTCTTCGTTTCCGTCCACACCAACCCCGGATTCTCCCGACCGGTCTCCCGCTCAACTTCCATCCGCAACTCCGAACTCCCCGTTCCGGCATCTATCTCGGGCACCGAGAACAATCCTGCAGCCACGGACGCCGCCGCCGTGGATGCACCATCACCGCCAGAGGAGCATCCATCGGGCGCCGCGGGCAATGGAGAAATCTCCGATCATGGGTCCACCActacggcggcggaggaggagccaGTGAGAGTCTCGCTGATGGCGCTGCTGGAGCAGACAGACAGACAGTGGAGCAGCGCAGGGGAGGGGTCCCCACCGGCAGCGGCACTGGCGGCGCTGTCGGAGGAGGAACCGGCGGCCGCGGAGGACGTCGGCGGAGGCATATTGCACGTGTGCTGCGTGTGCATGGTGCGGCACAAGGGGGCGGCGTTCATCCCCTGCGGCCACACCTTCTGCCGGATGTGCTCCCGGGAGCTCTGGGTGAACCGCGGCAGCTGCCCGCTCTGCAACGGCAACATCCTCGAGATCCTCGACATCTTCTAG
- the LOC135624438 gene encoding zinc finger CCCH domain-containing protein ZFN-like isoform X1 yields MDYDAATAAGVHMRGGARAGPSAPVTEGASSLPLRPTIDGGQETMWQMSLREIESMESGPYPERPGEPDCTYYLRTGLCRFGMTCRYNHPPNRQMAIAAARIKGGFPERVGQPECQYYLRTGTCKFGATCKFHHPRDKAGIAGRVQLNALGYPIRLNETECAYYMRNGVCKFGSTCKFHHPQPSNTMANVRGSTMYPGVHSPTSSQQSYHGGLTPLSRPSFIPSPRWQGLSSYAQVIVPQGLVQVPSWNTYSGQLGSVSSSESQLHLPRTTQFYGTSRQNETITGVQGTIPSYRSSAIPLGQYVLARENVFPERPDQPECQFYMKTGDCKFGAACKFHHPRERLLPPPNCLLSPLGLPLRPGEPLCIFYSRYGICKFGPHCKFDHPMATPIGVYAYSLPTSSSADALVSRNLLVSSSSGPPLLEAATGKSR; encoded by the exons ATGGACTACGACGCTGCCACCGCCGCCGGGGTCCACATGCGCGGGGGCGCCAGAGCGGGACCCTCCGCGCCCGTGACGGAGGGCGCCTCGTCCCTGCCGCTCCGGCCCACCATCGATGGAGGTCAGG AGACAATGTGGCAGATGAGCTTGAGAGAGATTGAATCCATGGAATCTGGACCATATCCAGAGCGTCCGGGAGAGCCAGACTGTACTTATTACCTCAGGACTGGCCTCTGCAGATTTGGGATGACTTGTAGATACAATCATCCTCCAAATAGGCAGATG GCTATTGCTGCAGCAAGAATCAAGGGTGGATTTCCTGAAAGAGTTGGGCAACCTGAATGTCAG TACTATCTGAGGACCGGTACATGCAAATTTGGTGCTACATGCAAATTTCATCATCCTAGAGATAAGGCAGGAATTGCTGGGAGAGTCCAATTAAATGCTTTAGGTTATCCAATTCGTCTG aatgagacaGAATGTGCATATTATATGAGAAATGGAGTATGCAAATTCGGGAGCACTTGCAAATTTCACCATCCACAGCCTTCTAACACAATGGCTAATGTACGTGGTTCGACCATGTATCCTGGTGTACATTCTCCTACTTCCAGTCAGCAGTCTTATCATGGGGGTTTGACACCCTTGTCAAGACCTTCTTTTATTCCTAGCCCTCGATGGCAAGGTCTTTCAAGCTATGCCCAAGTGATTGTTCCTCAGGGTTTGGTTCAAGTTCCTAGCTGGAACACATATTCG GGTCAACTGGGGTCTGTTTCGTCTTCAGAGAGTCAGCTGCACCTGCCACGAACTACTCAGTTTTATGGAACATCACGACAGAATGAAACAATCACCGGAGTTCAAGGGACAATACCCTCATATCGATCCAGTGCTATTCCTCTGGGCCAGTATGTATTGGCAAGGGAGAATGTTTTCCCTGAGAGACCTGATCAACCGGAATGTCAATTTTATATGAAGACTGGGGATTGTAAATTTGGTGCAGCCTGCAAGTTTCATCATCCTAGGGAGAGATTACTTCCTCCCCCTAACTGTTTGCTGAGTCCATTAGGCCTTCCTTTACGCCCT GGAGAACCCTTGTGCATTTTTTATTCTCGTTATGGTATCTGCAAATTTGGCCCACATTGCAAATTCGACCATCCTATGGCAACACCCATCGGCGTATATGCTTACAGTCTTCCAACATCCTCTTCAGCTGATGCATTGGTTTCAAGAAATTTACTTGTGTCCTCTTCTTCGGGGCCTCCATTATTGGAAGCTGCAACTGGGAAGTCTAGATAG
- the LOC135624438 gene encoding zinc finger CCCH domain-containing protein ZFN-like isoform X2: MDYDAATAAGVHMRGGARAGPSAPVTEGASSLPLRPTIDGETMWQMSLREIESMESGPYPERPGEPDCTYYLRTGLCRFGMTCRYNHPPNRQMAIAAARIKGGFPERVGQPECQYYLRTGTCKFGATCKFHHPRDKAGIAGRVQLNALGYPIRLNETECAYYMRNGVCKFGSTCKFHHPQPSNTMANVRGSTMYPGVHSPTSSQQSYHGGLTPLSRPSFIPSPRWQGLSSYAQVIVPQGLVQVPSWNTYSGQLGSVSSSESQLHLPRTTQFYGTSRQNETITGVQGTIPSYRSSAIPLGQYVLARENVFPERPDQPECQFYMKTGDCKFGAACKFHHPRERLLPPPNCLLSPLGLPLRPGEPLCIFYSRYGICKFGPHCKFDHPMATPIGVYAYSLPTSSSADALVSRNLLVSSSSGPPLLEAATGKSR; encoded by the exons ATGGACTACGACGCTGCCACCGCCGCCGGGGTCCACATGCGCGGGGGCGCCAGAGCGGGACCCTCCGCGCCCGTGACGGAGGGCGCCTCGTCCCTGCCGCTCCGGCCCACCATCGATGGAG AGACAATGTGGCAGATGAGCTTGAGAGAGATTGAATCCATGGAATCTGGACCATATCCAGAGCGTCCGGGAGAGCCAGACTGTACTTATTACCTCAGGACTGGCCTCTGCAGATTTGGGATGACTTGTAGATACAATCATCCTCCAAATAGGCAGATG GCTATTGCTGCAGCAAGAATCAAGGGTGGATTTCCTGAAAGAGTTGGGCAACCTGAATGTCAG TACTATCTGAGGACCGGTACATGCAAATTTGGTGCTACATGCAAATTTCATCATCCTAGAGATAAGGCAGGAATTGCTGGGAGAGTCCAATTAAATGCTTTAGGTTATCCAATTCGTCTG aatgagacaGAATGTGCATATTATATGAGAAATGGAGTATGCAAATTCGGGAGCACTTGCAAATTTCACCATCCACAGCCTTCTAACACAATGGCTAATGTACGTGGTTCGACCATGTATCCTGGTGTACATTCTCCTACTTCCAGTCAGCAGTCTTATCATGGGGGTTTGACACCCTTGTCAAGACCTTCTTTTATTCCTAGCCCTCGATGGCAAGGTCTTTCAAGCTATGCCCAAGTGATTGTTCCTCAGGGTTTGGTTCAAGTTCCTAGCTGGAACACATATTCG GGTCAACTGGGGTCTGTTTCGTCTTCAGAGAGTCAGCTGCACCTGCCACGAACTACTCAGTTTTATGGAACATCACGACAGAATGAAACAATCACCGGAGTTCAAGGGACAATACCCTCATATCGATCCAGTGCTATTCCTCTGGGCCAGTATGTATTGGCAAGGGAGAATGTTTTCCCTGAGAGACCTGATCAACCGGAATGTCAATTTTATATGAAGACTGGGGATTGTAAATTTGGTGCAGCCTGCAAGTTTCATCATCCTAGGGAGAGATTACTTCCTCCCCCTAACTGTTTGCTGAGTCCATTAGGCCTTCCTTTACGCCCT GGAGAACCCTTGTGCATTTTTTATTCTCGTTATGGTATCTGCAAATTTGGCCCACATTGCAAATTCGACCATCCTATGGCAACACCCATCGGCGTATATGCTTACAGTCTTCCAACATCCTCTTCAGCTGATGCATTGGTTTCAAGAAATTTACTTGTGTCCTCTTCTTCGGGGCCTCCATTATTGGAAGCTGCAACTGGGAAGTCTAGATAG